Genomic window (Fibrobacter sp. UWR4):
AGTAGGTGACGTTCTGAACAGGGAGATTCCCGCCTTTAAAGGTACTGGGATTTTTGCCGGTGATTTTTTCGTAATCCTTTTGCTGAACTTCGTAGGCGTCCACATAAAAATCGCCGAGAGTTACGGAATGCTGTTTTTCGTCCAGTTGACGCTGGCGTTCCGTAGTGGGGCTTCCCATGGTAAACATTCCGCCCTTTACAAGCATCATCTTACTTTCTGCAAATGCAGAAACGACAAGACTGAATATGCCGATTGCAATAACGCATTTTTTCATAAAACGACCTTTGCGAATTTTAAGGCTCGTGGATTAATCAAGATTTTTTAAGAAGTTTCATTCCCAAATGGGTCATGATACACATGCCTGCTGAAATCCCAAGCAACTGTAAAACTGCAGCGGAGACGCTTTCTGCGGCCAGCTTCCAACCGCCGGTAACGAACATGTATACATAAAGTTGGGACTGTACAAATCCGTAAACGCCGGCAGAAATCAACAGTCCGTAGGCGATAGACAACAATGACATTTTCCAGATACGGCTGCGACAGAAATTTTCCAACTTATCCAGTTTCGTGTCAAGATGGAATCCTAAATGAAATAGCATCACCATAAAGCCCCAACAGCAACTAGCCAAGTGAACTTCGCGAGCAGTCTGCGTCGCCTTCATAGGGGACCATTCAAAAACAAGCCCCGTCATGAAAATGGAGCTGACAGCCATGGTAATCATCAGGGCGAAAAGGATCCAGTCCATAACGTTCATGGCGATACGTCGGGCATTCCATTTTCCCTTGGCCATAGATCTATAAAACCAGAAGTTCATCCCATGATGAACCACAAATAAAACGAAGAGAGCTATGCCCACATACCCATGGCTGGTAAGGTCATGGATGGCTCCATAACTCATGAGGTACAGAAAGCAGCTGTACATCAATACGTCAATGATGATTTTTGCAGTTCGTTTCATTTAGGTGCAAATATTCCCTGCCGATGGATTTGGTCATCAAAAGAATTTCCCATAAATATAAGACCTGGAGCTAGCTCTAGGTCAAGGGTTGCATCGCATTTTTTAGAAAATTATTTTTAAAGTGCCGCGACGCGCAATCTGTACTTA
Coding sequences:
- a CDS encoding DUF4405 domain-containing protein, with the protein product MKRTAKIIIDVLMYSCFLYLMSYGAIHDLTSHGYVGIALFVLFVVHHGMNFWFYRSMAKGKWNARRIAMNVMDWILFALMITMAVSSIFMTGLVFEWSPMKATQTAREVHLASCCWGFMVMLFHLGFHLDTKLDKLENFCRSRIWKMSLLSIAYGLLISAGVYGFVQSQLYVYMFVTGGWKLAAESVSAAVLQLLGISAGMCIMTHLGMKLLKKS